In Nocardia sputorum, a single genomic region encodes these proteins:
- a CDS encoding putative baseplate assembly protein, translating into MTRTEQPLVDARDAAAFVAAMLARRSGYVPEWQPGPDGPDVALTEIVGRYLAAITARLNQIPDKHQLAMLDALGVPLVPARAARALVVFSVGADTGNIRVPAGTRLAATPPEPVPTNIGPAEPADSPMTTPPQPVNFETERSIGLTSGRLVEVRSHWPGRDQSIDHTAAITAGEPFRPWRPADLQDIPHHLYLAHSTLLAISATSHVAVEFELSQGSSEELGTVWEYWDGKVWRPFRNTIAACDRTAAAQEDSTARFQQSGTIHLLTDCAETTPATVAGIESFWVRGRLTEPLPPNPAQLLPEIEQIRLSTTTIRRVQIVPPIAGVSTTLAGGFLPDTAIVAGAEVDTSALFYPFGPAPQPGSIFYFSSEEAFTKPRAHLDVCFTRTRTPQDELSDGDSLPHLVAWEYWNGREWARVPNFTADLRSAPADLDPTDPAKASVSVSLTVPEDIAPTKVADIEARWMRVRLVSGGFGVRQEVTWTDSAGNSNTFSYIVSKPPALSEFKLGYTWTHGPFTPERVLTYNDFRYADRTDEAIWPGRIFRPFTPPVDLTPALYLGFDKPLPADEVGILIDIAEDPTDSRGPTLVWEYWDGGSWRPVRVEDGTRGLRLPGLVSLIGPRNSVPLDRFGSPRSWLRARLAEDGPPGEPTIRAIFPNATWAVQQQTILDDPIGAGTGLPDQVLVMRQVPVLPGEQIEVRELAGSRAGVEWRIVALELFGGDQRAVREIEGLLGQESTRDIVYGPLRLRRDRAKQVTEVWVRWYPVEHLVRSGPNDRHYALEPSRGRLQFGDGATGKAPPAGAAILARRYQTGGGSIGNVAAGAISQLQASIGGVEAVTNPMPAEGGADGETLDALRVRGPQTLRHRGRGLSVTDLVTLAREASPAVAVATALAGRSADGRRRPGYVTLIVIPATADPRPFPSFGLREQVRRYVEARAEATLAALGRIEVTGPQYLPIDVEVTVVPHDPAEAGPVEKRATAALTRLLHPVHGGPDGSGWPPGRTVYLADVAAVLERVDGVDFVEQLTISTGGQIGGERIAVAPHRTVVAGELRIRPARAEG; encoded by the coding sequence GGTCCCGACGTGGCGCTGACCGAAATCGTGGGCCGCTACCTGGCCGCGATCACCGCCAGACTCAACCAGATACCTGACAAGCACCAATTGGCCATGCTCGACGCGCTGGGCGTGCCGCTCGTCCCGGCACGCGCCGCCCGGGCCCTGGTGGTGTTCAGCGTCGGCGCCGACACAGGCAACATCCGCGTCCCCGCAGGAACACGGCTGGCCGCAACGCCCCCCGAACCGGTCCCGACGAACATAGGCCCCGCTGAACCTGCCGACTCCCCGATGACAACACCGCCGCAACCGGTGAACTTCGAGACCGAGCGCAGCATAGGGCTCACCTCTGGCCGGCTCGTCGAGGTGCGCAGCCACTGGCCCGGCCGCGACCAGTCCATCGATCACACGGCGGCGATCACGGCGGGCGAACCCTTTCGGCCGTGGCGGCCTGCCGATCTGCAAGACATTCCCCACCACCTCTACCTCGCCCACTCCACCCTGCTCGCGATCTCGGCCACCAGCCATGTCGCAGTCGAATTCGAACTCTCCCAAGGGTCCTCCGAGGAACTCGGCACGGTGTGGGAATACTGGGACGGCAAGGTCTGGCGCCCGTTCCGCAACACCATCGCCGCATGCGACCGCACTGCCGCCGCGCAGGAGGACAGCACAGCACGGTTTCAGCAGAGCGGGACAATCCACCTACTCACCGACTGCGCCGAAACCACGCCGGCCACCGTCGCGGGAATCGAAAGCTTCTGGGTGCGCGGGCGGCTCACCGAGCCGCTGCCGCCGAACCCAGCTCAACTGCTCCCCGAGATCGAGCAGATCCGACTGTCCACGACCACCATTCGCAGGGTCCAGATCGTGCCACCGATTGCGGGAGTCTCAACCACGCTCGCCGGTGGCTTCCTGCCGGATACAGCGATCGTTGCCGGCGCGGAGGTCGACACCAGTGCGCTGTTCTACCCGTTCGGCCCAGCACCCCAACCGGGGTCGATCTTCTACTTCTCCTCGGAGGAAGCATTCACCAAACCGAGGGCTCACCTAGACGTCTGTTTCACACGCACCAGGACCCCGCAGGATGAGCTGTCCGATGGAGACTCGTTGCCACACCTCGTCGCCTGGGAATACTGGAACGGCCGGGAATGGGCCAGGGTGCCGAACTTCACCGCCGACCTCAGGTCCGCCCCCGCCGACCTTGACCCCACCGACCCAGCCAAAGCCTCCGTATCCGTTTCGCTCACCGTGCCCGAGGACATCGCGCCGACCAAGGTCGCCGATATCGAGGCTCGCTGGATGCGGGTCCGACTGGTCAGTGGTGGTTTCGGCGTCAGGCAAGAGGTCACCTGGACCGACTCGGCTGGGAATTCCAACACGTTCAGCTACATCGTCAGCAAGCCTCCTGCGCTGAGTGAGTTCAAGCTGGGCTACACCTGGACGCATGGCCCGTTCACCCCTGAGCGGGTGCTGACCTACAACGATTTCCGCTACGCCGACCGCACCGACGAGGCGATCTGGCCCGGCCGGATTTTCCGGCCCTTCACCCCGCCCGTAGACCTCACGCCGGCGCTATATCTCGGCTTCGACAAACCACTGCCAGCCGATGAGGTTGGCATCCTGATCGACATCGCCGAAGACCCGACGGATTCACGCGGTCCCACCCTGGTGTGGGAGTACTGGGACGGCGGCAGCTGGCGCCCGGTGCGGGTGGAGGACGGGACCCGCGGACTTCGGCTGCCTGGCCTGGTCAGCCTGATCGGTCCGCGCAACAGCGTGCCGTTGGACCGTTTCGGCAGCCCCCGCTCGTGGCTGCGCGCCCGCCTGGCCGAGGACGGGCCCCCGGGCGAGCCGACGATCCGCGCGATCTTCCCGAACGCGACGTGGGCCGTGCAACAGCAGACGATCCTCGACGATCCGATCGGGGCCGGTACCGGGTTGCCCGACCAGGTTCTCGTCATGCGGCAGGTCCCGGTCCTGCCCGGGGAGCAGATCGAGGTCCGCGAACTGGCAGGCTCACGCGCGGGCGTCGAGTGGCGGATCGTCGCACTGGAACTGTTCGGCGGTGACCAGCGCGCAGTCCGCGAGATCGAGGGACTGCTCGGTCAGGAGAGCACACGCGACATCGTCTACGGTCCGCTGCGGCTGCGCCGGGACCGCGCCAAGCAGGTCACCGAGGTCTGGGTGCGCTGGTACCCGGTCGAGCATCTGGTGCGCTCTGGGCCGAATGACCGGCACTACGCGCTGGAGCCTTCGCGGGGCCGACTGCAGTTCGGTGATGGCGCCACCGGTAAGGCTCCGCCTGCAGGTGCGGCGATCCTCGCGCGGCGCTATCAGACCGGTGGAGGCAGCATCGGCAATGTCGCGGCCGGGGCCATCTCGCAGCTCCAGGCATCCATCGGCGGCGTCGAGGCTGTCACCAACCCGATGCCCGCAGAGGGCGGCGCCGACGGAGAGACACTTGACGCGCTGCGCGTGCGCGGACCGCAGACGCTGCGGCACCGCGGCCGTGGGCTGTCGGTGACCGACCTGGTCACCCTCGCCCGGGAAGCCTCCCCGGCGGTCGCGGTGGCCACCGCGCTGGCCGGACGCTCGGCCGACGGGCGGCGGCGGCCCGGCTACGTGACACTGATCGTCATCCCGGCGACCGCCGATCCGAGGCCGTTCCCGTCGTTCGGTCTGCGCGAGCAGGTCCGCCGCTACGTCGAGGCGCGGGCGGAGGCGACCCTCGCCGCGCTCGGCCGCATCGAGGTGACCGGCCCGCAGTACCTGCCCATCGACGTCGAAGTGACAGTCGTCCCACACGACCCAGCCGAAGCCGGGCCCGTCGAAAAGCGGGCTACCGCAGCGCTGACGCGGCTGCTGCACCCCGTGCACGGCGGGCCCGACGGTAGCGGCTGGCCGCCGGGCCGCACCGTGTACCTCGCCGACGTCGCCGCCGTCCTCGAGCGCGTCGACGG